A genomic region of Runella rosea contains the following coding sequences:
- a CDS encoding RagB/SusD family nutrient uptake outer membrane protein produces MKKTFSYLALAGVLTIASCTNLDESVYGVIPKEGFGSTPEQLASLLGPAYSGLRDYAWNAHNAEVTTDVGLVPTRGKDWYDGGNWLNYNRHTWTTTHGPINDMWGWIFESGINTINNLIPQVAGNTVAIAELRAVRAFYYFLAMDYFGNVPLITESTSGTVSTTPRAQIYAFVEKELTEALPNLSDNVGGSYYGRINKLTAQTLLAKIYLNAGVYKGTPEWQKAVDMCDIVIKSGKYKLEPNFLANFAVKNEGSTENIWAIPFDRIQAGGMTITYRTLHYQSQSTYNLSGQPWNGFCTIAEFYNSFSDNDLRKKMWISGVQYGADGKALKDDNGKDLDFNPVMTKDEMTSADPEFQGAGVRLGKYEIQRGNTVPDQDNDWAMFRLADVYMMRGEALFRLGKTADALADFNIVRARAGVTAWTAPQLTLDNILAERGRELAWEAWRRNDLIRFGEFNKVGGKFTSRFMKEPAAKTLLFPIPQQRRDANPGLAQNPGY; encoded by the coding sequence ATGAAAAAAACATTCTCTTACCTTGCATTGGCGGGGGTGCTTACAATAGCCTCTTGTACCAATTTGGATGAGTCAGTGTATGGAGTTATACCTAAAGAGGGCTTTGGTTCAACTCCCGAGCAGTTGGCCTCGTTATTGGGTCCTGCTTACTCTGGATTACGGGATTATGCATGGAATGCCCACAACGCCGAAGTAACCACTGACGTAGGTTTGGTACCTACCCGGGGAAAAGACTGGTATGACGGTGGTAACTGGTTGAACTACAACCGTCACACTTGGACTACCACTCACGGCCCTATCAACGACATGTGGGGATGGATTTTTGAAAGCGGTATTAACACCATCAACAACCTGATTCCGCAAGTAGCTGGCAACACAGTGGCTATTGCTGAATTAAGAGCGGTTCGCGCTTTCTATTACTTCCTAGCCATGGACTATTTCGGTAACGTTCCGTTGATTACAGAATCTACCTCAGGTACGGTAAGCACCACTCCACGGGCGCAAATCTATGCGTTTGTAGAGAAAGAATTGACCGAAGCATTGCCTAACCTCTCTGACAACGTTGGTGGTTCTTACTACGGACGTATCAATAAATTGACGGCTCAAACATTGTTGGCTAAAATTTATTTGAACGCTGGTGTATACAAAGGAACACCCGAGTGGCAAAAAGCCGTTGACATGTGCGACATCGTCATCAAATCAGGTAAGTACAAATTAGAGCCTAACTTCCTTGCCAACTTTGCGGTGAAAAATGAAGGTTCGACCGAAAACATTTGGGCCATTCCTTTTGACCGTATTCAAGCAGGCGGGATGACCATTACGTACCGCACATTGCACTACCAAAGCCAGAGCACTTATAACTTGAGTGGACAGCCTTGGAACGGATTCTGTACCATTGCTGAATTTTATAACTCATTTTCAGATAATGATCTGCGCAAGAAAATGTGGATTTCAGGCGTTCAGTACGGTGCTGATGGCAAAGCGTTGAAAGACGACAACGGTAAAGATTTGGACTTCAATCCCGTAATGACCAAAGACGAAATGACTTCGGCTGACCCTGAGTTTCAGGGAGCGGGTGTACGTCTCGGAAAATACGAGATCCAACGCGGTAACACAGTACCTGACCAAGATAACGACTGGGCAATGTTCCGTTTGGCTGATGTTTATATGATGCGTGGAGAAGCGCTTTTCAGACTTGGAAAAACAGCTGATGCCTTGGCTGACTTCAACATCGTAAGAGCTCGTGCTGGTGTAACAGCATGGACTGCTCCTCAATTGACACTCGACAACATTCTTGCCGAACGCGGTCGTGAATTGGCGTGGGAAGCATGGCGTCGCAATGACTTGATTCGCTTTGGTGAATTCAACAAAGTAGGCGGCAAATTCACCTCAAGATTCATGAAAGAACCAGCGGCCAAAACGTTGTTATTCCCAATTCCACAGCAACGTCGTGACGCCAACCCTGGATTGGCTCAGAACCCTGGCTACTAA
- a CDS encoding VCBS repeat-containing protein, which yields MMSKINYSPFLAVLFLSAFISSCSKDADENLFESLPASQTGINFTNRLLDKKELNIFNYRNFYNGGGVAIGDVNNDGWADIYVTSNFEENHLFLNKGKNANDHWKFDDVTQTSGVGGTKAWSTGATFADVNGDGLMDIYVCNAGNIKGDSRGNELFINQGIGPDGVPKFVDKAVEYGLLDGGFSTHAAFFDYDRDGDLDMYLLNNSFTPVDKLQYQNFRKYRDPLGGHKLFRNETINTLSNKPTLKPTVSDSASVAKPIFTDVSEEAGIYGSLIAFGLGITIGDVNEDNWPDIYISNDFYERDYLYINQRNGTFKESLEESMNHISLSSMGADIADINNDGLLDIFVTDMLPRDDKRLKTTSVFEGYELTEFKIKQDYWHQYMRNMLHLNQGVKSQKSEIGSKESTSVAATSFTEVGQMAGVHATDWSWGALIFDMDNDGQKDLFVANGIVKNLTDQDYVAFLSDQKNIQAMIEGRMQFDYRKFVDMISTTPISNFAFRNKGQLQFEDKAMAWGLGEPSFSNGAAYGDLDNDGDLDLVVSNNNAPLGVFRNQSVEKLKTHFLRVKLKGNAKNPHAIGAKVYIYQKGQTQYLQQMPNRGFQSSSDLNLVFGLGTNPVIDSLRVVWPDDKMQTFKNLKGDVELTLNHADAKDLWKLPAPSTIKAPFNDITSTSGLDFKHEENDFVDYNRDGLLKQMYSTQGPALAIGDINADGLDDAYIGGGSGKRRALFMQQSNGNFVEISKSTFASPAVADETAAAFFDADGDKDLDLYVVTGGNEFMTGEEILADKLYLNDGKGNFSLSQGLPTVFENGSCVAVADYDRDGDLDLFVGSRMISGQYGLSPRSYLLQNNGKGNFKDVTKETMSNNQLGMVTDARFEDLNKDGYPELIAVGDWMPIMILQNRKGNFPQSQNIPVKNSNGWWNALEAADVDGDGDLDFIVGNLGRNTKLQCSETQPAELYINDFDRNGSVEQIITCYNPDGKTYPMVLKPDLQKVLPVIKKRFVRHEEYGGKPIDAIFSREQMEGVQKRVVYQSNSSLLINNGKGEFTLQSLPLAAQYSPIFGIVTTDYDKDGKTDILLTGNFFDVLPEIGRYDANDGLVLRGLGKDKNGLPQFATVKPAQSGFLVKGQVRKMRKARGANGKELIILAKNKDKVQVVGLNQ from the coding sequence ATGATGAGCAAAATAAATTATTCACCCTTTTTAGCCGTTTTATTCCTGTCGGCATTCATATCGAGTTGCAGTAAAGACGCCGACGAAAATTTGTTCGAATCACTTCCTGCTTCTCAAACGGGGATTAATTTCACCAACCGTTTACTAGATAAAAAGGAACTGAATATTTTCAATTATCGTAATTTTTATAACGGCGGGGGCGTCGCCATCGGCGATGTAAACAATGATGGATGGGCCGATATATACGTTACCTCCAATTTTGAAGAAAATCACCTTTTCCTTAACAAAGGAAAAAATGCCAACGACCATTGGAAATTTGATGATGTAACCCAAACCTCTGGCGTGGGAGGTACCAAAGCATGGTCAACAGGGGCTACTTTTGCCGACGTAAACGGCGACGGTCTGATGGATATTTATGTTTGTAACGCGGGCAATATCAAAGGTGACAGTCGGGGCAATGAATTATTCATCAATCAGGGAATCGGCCCCGACGGCGTACCGAAGTTTGTGGATAAAGCGGTAGAATACGGCCTGCTCGACGGAGGGTTCTCCACCCACGCGGCTTTTTTTGACTATGACCGCGATGGCGATTTAGACATGTATCTGCTCAACAACAGTTTTACGCCCGTTGACAAACTTCAATACCAGAATTTCCGCAAATACCGCGACCCGCTAGGTGGCCATAAACTGTTTCGGAACGAGACAATCAATACCCTCTCCAATAAACCAACTCTCAAACCTACGGTTAGTGATTCAGCATCCGTGGCAAAACCTATTTTTACGGATGTAAGTGAAGAAGCGGGAATTTACGGTAGCTTGATTGCCTTTGGGTTAGGAATCACCATCGGCGATGTCAATGAGGACAACTGGCCAGATATTTATATTTCAAATGACTTCTACGAGCGTGATTACCTCTACATCAACCAGCGCAATGGCACCTTCAAAGAATCATTGGAAGAAAGCATGAACCACATCAGCTTGTCGTCGATGGGGGCAGATATTGCCGATATTAATAACGATGGCTTGCTGGATATTTTCGTGACGGATATGCTTCCCCGCGATGATAAACGACTCAAAACGACCTCCGTTTTTGAAGGATATGAATTGACCGAATTCAAAATAAAGCAGGATTATTGGCACCAGTACATGCGCAATATGCTACATCTGAATCAGGGGGTCAAAAGTCAGAAATCAGAAATCGGAAGTAAAGAGTCCACCTCTGTTGCTGCCACTTCGTTTACCGAAGTAGGCCAGATGGCGGGGGTGCACGCGACCGACTGGAGTTGGGGAGCCTTGATTTTTGACATGGACAATGATGGTCAAAAAGACTTATTTGTAGCTAACGGAATTGTTAAAAACTTAACAGACCAAGATTACGTGGCCTTTTTGTCCGACCAAAAAAATATACAGGCGATGATTGAAGGCAGAATGCAGTTTGATTATCGCAAGTTCGTAGACATGATTTCAACGACTCCTATCTCGAATTTTGCATTTCGAAACAAAGGTCAACTGCAATTTGAGGACAAAGCCATGGCGTGGGGACTTGGTGAGCCCAGTTTCTCAAATGGTGCAGCCTATGGCGATTTGGACAATGACGGCGACTTGGATTTGGTCGTAAGTAACAATAATGCCCCCTTGGGCGTATTCCGCAACCAGTCGGTCGAAAAACTAAAGACCCATTTTTTGCGCGTAAAGCTAAAAGGCAACGCTAAAAACCCCCACGCTATTGGGGCCAAAGTTTACATTTATCAAAAAGGACAGACGCAGTATTTACAACAAATGCCCAATCGCGGGTTTCAATCCTCCAGCGACCTAAACTTGGTTTTTGGCCTTGGTACCAACCCAGTGATTGATTCGTTGAGGGTGGTGTGGCCCGATGACAAAATGCAGACGTTCAAAAATCTGAAAGGAGACGTTGAGCTAACCCTGAACCATGCTGATGCAAAAGACTTATGGAAATTACCCGCTCCTTCAACCATTAAGGCTCCTTTCAACGACATTACAAGCACCTCTGGATTGGACTTTAAACACGAAGAAAACGACTTTGTAGACTATAACCGCGATGGATTGTTGAAACAAATGTACTCTACGCAAGGCCCAGCCCTAGCCATTGGCGACATCAACGCCGACGGATTGGACGACGCCTACATCGGCGGCGGTTCAGGAAAACGACGAGCGTTGTTTATGCAGCAATCCAACGGCAACTTCGTAGAAATTTCAAAATCTACCTTTGCCTCTCCTGCCGTTGCCGATGAAACTGCCGCTGCTTTCTTTGATGCCGACGGTGACAAAGACCTAGATTTATACGTCGTGACGGGCGGAAATGAATTTATGACGGGCGAAGAAATCTTGGCAGATAAACTCTACCTCAACGACGGAAAAGGCAACTTCAGTCTCAGTCAAGGGCTGCCAACCGTTTTTGAAAATGGCTCATGCGTGGCCGTGGCCGATTATGATCGTGATGGTGACTTGGATTTATTCGTAGGCTCTCGAATGATTTCTGGTCAATATGGCCTCAGCCCACGCAGCTACCTACTTCAAAACAACGGCAAAGGCAACTTTAAAGACGTAACCAAAGAGACCATGTCCAACAACCAACTCGGCATGGTGACGGATGCGCGCTTTGAAGATCTAAACAAAGACGGTTATCCTGAACTCATTGCCGTAGGGGATTGGATGCCCATCATGATTTTACAAAATCGAAAAGGGAATTTTCCTCAATCCCAGAATATTCCCGTTAAAAATTCAAACGGTTGGTGGAATGCCCTAGAAGCGGCTGATGTAGACGGCGATGGCGACCTGGATTTTATCGTGGGAAATTTGGGGCGTAACACAAAGCTCCAATGCTCGGAGACCCAACCTGCAGAGCTTTACATCAACGATTTTGACCGTAACGGTAGTGTAGAACAGATTATTACCTGTTATAATCCAGACGGAAAAACGTATCCAATGGTCTTAAAACCCGATTTACAAAAAGTATTGCCCGTAATAAAAAAACGATTTGTTCGCCACGAAGAGTACGGCGGCAAGCCTATTGATGCCATTTTTTCGCGTGAACAAATGGAAGGTGTACAAAAAAGGGTGGTGTATCAATCCAACAGTTCGTTGCTCATCAACAATGGGAAAGGCGAATTTACCTTGCAATCGTTGCCGCTTGCCGCTCAATACTCCCCTATTTTCGGTATCGTAACAACCGACTACGATAAAGACGGAAAAACTGACATTCTGTTAACGGGAAATTTCTTCGATGTATTACCTGAAATCGGCCGTTATGACGCAAATGATGGATTAGTTCTGCGAGGGTTAGGCAAAGACAAAAACGGTCTGCCGCAGTTTGCCACGGTAAAGCCTGCACAGTCAGGGTTTTTGGTCAAAGGCCAGGTACGCAAAATGCGCAAAGCACGCGGTGCCAATGGCAAAGAGTTGATTATTTTGGCCAAAAACAAAGACAAAGTTCAAGTAGTAGGGCTGAATCAATAG
- a CDS encoding VCBS repeat-containing protein: MKGNTWGVLIFSLFFLTNCSKNSNNSADGPALFEQIAPEKSGVTFANVVRDTRELNILDYLYFYNGGGVAVGDVNNDGLSDVFFVSNQQKNHLYLNKTKAGTGIKMEDVSEKANIGGSANWKTGVTMADVNGDGWLDIYVCAVSNYKSFKGHNELFINNQDGTFTEKSKEYGLDFQGFSTQAAFFDYDHDGDLDMYLLNHAVHTSISYDRVNVRALERDELAGDYLFRNDGKAFTNVSIKAGIYAAPQGYGLGISVGDLNNDGWEDIYVANDFHEDDYYYINQKDGTFKEALREHFTHTSKFSMGNDMADINNDGLLDIVTVDMYPQDPKVEKSSMGEDPLDVYLYKLQFGYYNQYTRNTLQLNLGGERFSDIGAMSGISATDWSWSPLLADYDNDGIKDLFISNGIERRPNDLEYIKYVSNPMVEIMLEKGKKSDKEALDKMPNGRWHNYLYKGTDSLLFEDKSLAWGFKEFNCANGAAYADLDNDGDLELITNNLNAPAGIYENKANELFKNAFLKVKLQGQKGNGFGIGAKIYLKTNGKWLYQHNMPTRGFMSSVEPWLTFGLGKTATIDSLVVVWPTQKTQILTNVKSNQTLTLRQEAATSQWKLPAGKAPIFEDVTQQYPVDFVHKENEYYDFTREPLMPFKISTEGSKMAVGDVNGDGLDDFYVGGPKYQAGKLFVQQTDGQFAESKQGAFLTDTLCEDIDAAFLDVDGDKDLDLYVVSGGNEFFAQDEPLLDRLYINDGKGNFARNRAALPKLYGNKSCVKAADVDKDGDLDLFVGGRVVAFHYGQIPDSYLLINNGKGIFTDQTDKLAPELRKAGMITDATWTDIDNDKDVDLVIVGDWMGITVFENEKSSLEMKHTSLEDKKGFWQTIKPADLDGDGDVDFVVGNLGTNSKFRRHTDAKLRMYAGDFLKSGAKYDQILAYGEGDEFYPVASKDELGKTLPFLNKRFPNNKDFAGNTLGKIFKSAELKAAEEREVNIFESVWVENTGKGEFTLHYLPSEAQVSKIFALNIADVTKDGKPDILLGGNFYNVSTYQGRYDASYGLVLENNFAKAKGRFTPLLPTSSGFLLTGEVRDIQSIKNGKDTRFLVSRSGAGLLMFKTK; encoded by the coding sequence ATGAAAGGAAACACCTGGGGTGTTTTAATTTTTAGTCTGTTTTTTCTAACCAATTGTTCCAAAAACTCCAACAATAGCGCGGATGGACCGGCTCTTTTTGAGCAAATCGCCCCCGAAAAAAGCGGCGTAACCTTCGCAAACGTAGTGCGAGATACCCGAGAACTCAATATTCTGGACTATCTGTATTTTTATAACGGAGGTGGCGTAGCCGTGGGAGATGTTAACAATGATGGGCTTTCAGATGTGTTTTTTGTTTCTAACCAACAAAAAAATCACCTTTACCTCAACAAAACGAAGGCTGGAACTGGGATAAAAATGGAAGATGTTTCCGAAAAAGCCAACATCGGCGGAAGCGCCAATTGGAAAACGGGCGTCACCATGGCTGATGTCAACGGGGATGGCTGGTTAGATATTTATGTGTGTGCCGTCAGCAACTACAAATCGTTTAAAGGCCATAATGAGCTGTTTATCAATAATCAAGACGGAACTTTCACTGAAAAATCGAAAGAATATGGGTTAGATTTTCAAGGGTTTTCGACCCAAGCGGCCTTTTTTGACTACGACCACGACGGCGATTTAGACATGTATCTGCTCAACCATGCCGTGCATACATCTATCTCCTACGACCGCGTCAACGTCCGTGCGCTAGAACGCGATGAGTTGGCGGGGGATTATTTATTCCGCAATGACGGCAAGGCTTTCACCAACGTTAGCATCAAAGCGGGAATTTACGCCGCCCCTCAAGGCTACGGACTAGGAATTTCGGTGGGTGACTTAAACAACGACGGCTGGGAAGATATTTACGTTGCCAACGACTTTCACGAAGACGACTATTACTACATTAATCAGAAAGATGGCACCTTCAAAGAAGCGCTGAGAGAGCACTTTACACACACCAGTAAGTTTTCGATGGGCAACGACATGGCCGACATCAACAACGATGGTCTGCTTGATATAGTGACCGTAGACATGTATCCGCAAGACCCCAAAGTCGAAAAATCGTCGATGGGCGAAGACCCGCTAGACGTATATTTGTACAAACTACAATTCGGCTACTACAACCAATACACCCGCAATACTCTCCAATTAAACTTGGGGGGCGAGCGCTTTAGCGACATCGGGGCCATGTCGGGCATCTCGGCTACGGACTGGAGTTGGTCGCCGCTTTTGGCCGATTATGACAACGATGGCATCAAAGACCTCTTTATCAGCAATGGTATTGAGCGCCGCCCCAACGACTTGGAATACATCAAGTACGTATCCAACCCAATGGTCGAAATCATGTTGGAAAAAGGCAAGAAAAGCGATAAAGAGGCCTTAGACAAAATGCCCAACGGCCGCTGGCACAACTACCTTTACAAAGGAACCGACAGCCTGCTTTTTGAGGACAAATCACTGGCCTGGGGATTCAAAGAGTTTAACTGCGCCAACGGGGCAGCCTACGCCGACTTAGACAATGACGGCGATTTGGAACTCATCACCAATAACCTCAACGCACCCGCTGGAATCTACGAAAACAAAGCGAATGAACTATTTAAGAACGCTTTTCTGAAAGTAAAACTTCAAGGACAAAAAGGGAATGGCTTTGGAATTGGAGCAAAAATATACCTTAAAACTAACGGTAAATGGTTGTACCAACACAACATGCCCACGCGCGGATTTATGTCGTCGGTGGAACCTTGGTTGACGTTTGGATTGGGAAAAACCGCCACCATTGACTCGCTCGTGGTGGTATGGCCTACGCAGAAAACCCAGATCCTGACGAATGTAAAATCAAACCAAACCCTCACGTTACGGCAGGAAGCAGCCACGAGCCAATGGAAATTACCTGCGGGCAAAGCGCCCATTTTTGAAGATGTAACGCAGCAATACCCCGTTGATTTTGTCCACAAAGAAAACGAATATTACGATTTTACGCGTGAGCCGTTGATGCCCTTTAAGATTTCCACTGAAGGTTCAAAAATGGCGGTTGGCGATGTAAACGGCGACGGATTGGATGATTTTTACGTGGGTGGCCCAAAATATCAAGCGGGAAAATTGTTTGTCCAGCAAACAGACGGGCAATTTGCAGAAAGCAAACAGGGGGCGTTTTTGACGGATACGCTTTGTGAGGACATCGACGCGGCTTTCCTCGATGTCGACGGTGATAAAGACCTTGATTTGTACGTAGTAAGCGGCGGCAATGAGTTTTTTGCGCAAGATGAGCCGCTACTCGACCGGCTGTATATCAACGACGGCAAGGGAAATTTCGCCCGTAACCGAGCCGCTTTGCCCAAACTTTATGGTAACAAATCCTGCGTTAAAGCAGCGGATGTGGACAAAGATGGCGACTTAGATTTATTTGTCGGCGGCCGCGTAGTGGCGTTTCACTACGGACAAATCCCTGATTCTTATTTATTAATCAACAATGGCAAAGGTATTTTCACGGACCAAACCGACAAACTCGCACCCGAACTTCGTAAAGCGGGGATGATTACCGATGCCACTTGGACCGATATTGACAACGACAAAGACGTTGATTTGGTGATTGTGGGAGATTGGATGGGCATTACCGTTTTTGAAAACGAGAAGTCTTCGTTGGAGATGAAACATACTTCGTTGGAAGACAAAAAAGGGTTTTGGCAAACCATCAAACCAGCCGATTTGGACGGCGACGGTGACGTAGATTTTGTGGTGGGCAACTTGGGAACCAACTCCAAATTCAGACGGCATACCGACGCAAAACTACGCATGTATGCAGGTGATTTCTTAAAAAGCGGGGCTAAATACGACCAAATTTTGGCTTACGGTGAGGGCGACGAATTTTATCCCGTTGCGTCCAAAGATGAACTCGGGAAAACGTTGCCATTCTTAAACAAACGTTTTCCCAATAACAAAGATTTTGCAGGAAATACCCTTGGCAAAATCTTCAAATCGGCCGAATTGAAAGCTGCTGAGGAACGAGAAGTGAATATATTTGAAAGCGTTTGGGTTGAAAATACGGGCAAAGGTGAATTCACGTTGCATTACCTCCCAAGCGAGGCTCAGGTATCCAAAATCTTTGCGCTCAACATCGCCGACGTTACCAAAGATGGCAAACCGGATATTTTATTGGGCGGTAATTTTTACAATGTCAGCACCTATCAAGGGCGCTACGACGCAAGTTATGGCCTGGTATTGGAGAACAACTTTGCCAAAGCCAAAGGGCGATTTACTCCGTTGTTGCCCACAAGCTCTGGATTTTTATTAACTGGTGAAGTACGTGATATTCAGTCAATTAAAAATGGAAAAGACACACGTTTTTTGGTATCGCGTAGCGGTGCTGGCCTATTGATGTTTAAAACTAAATAA
- a CDS encoding ATP-grasp domain-containing protein gives MTPQNILILGARAPIALEMARSFGKQGHRVIMADSLRLTLARWSKYVAVYYHLPPPAYAFEAFQAKLRQIIINEKIDHCLPTCEEAFFVAMAKDSLPCHVWTAGLALMHQLHRKDTFIELAKGFFAIPETINAADFNDFENANAYVFKPIYSRFANFTLLRPTVAQINQIPDSTAWVAQQFISGKEVCVYSIWAQGKLKALTIYHPKYRVGKGSGIYFEPVTHQALIHSIKRFGEAISYHGQLSFDFIIQPDGTPVVLECNPRGISGAHLMGDDLARCFLDDTFQLLNPNEKHMAVKFAFLITQPHRMLNRDFYQANDVIFNADDPLPLFLQPLSLVELLKIKFLQNKTLLQASTQDIEWNG, from the coding sequence TTGACGCCGCAAAACATTCTTATTTTGGGGGCACGAGCGCCCATTGCCCTTGAGATGGCGCGGAGCTTTGGCAAGCAAGGCCACCGCGTCATCATGGCAGATTCCTTGCGGCTTACCTTGGCGCGGTGGAGCAAATACGTGGCGGTTTACTACCATTTACCACCACCCGCTTACGCGTTTGAAGCTTTTCAAGCAAAACTCAGGCAAATTATCATCAACGAAAAAATAGACCACTGCCTCCCCACTTGTGAGGAGGCTTTTTTCGTGGCCATGGCCAAAGATTCACTGCCTTGCCACGTCTGGACGGCTGGCCTTGCATTGATGCACCAACTCCACCGAAAAGATACCTTTATTGAGCTGGCAAAAGGATTTTTTGCCATACCTGAAACGATAAATGCAGCGGATTTTAACGATTTTGAAAATGCAAATGCCTACGTTTTTAAACCCATATATTCCCGGTTTGCCAATTTTACGCTCCTCCGACCAACGGTTGCTCAGATAAATCAAATTCCTGATTCAACAGCGTGGGTAGCCCAACAATTTATCAGCGGCAAAGAAGTCTGCGTTTATTCAATTTGGGCACAAGGAAAACTAAAAGCCCTAACGATTTATCATCCTAAATATCGTGTCGGAAAAGGCTCAGGAATTTATTTTGAACCCGTCACTCATCAAGCACTTATCCATTCCATCAAACGATTTGGGGAAGCGATTAGTTATCACGGCCAATTAAGTTTTGATTTTATTATTCAGCCCGACGGTACGCCCGTGGTGCTGGAATGCAATCCGCGCGGTATCAGCGGCGCGCATTTGATGGGCGATGATTTGGCCCGCTGTTTTCTGGACGATACTTTCCAACTTCTTAATCCGAACGAAAAACACATGGCGGTTAAATTTGCCTTCCTGATTACGCAGCCGCATCGAATGTTGAATCGGGATTTTTACCAAGCCAACGACGTGATTTTCAACGCTGATGATCCCTTACCGTTGTTTTTACAACCGTTGAGTTTGGTAGAACTCTTAAAAATCAAGTTCTTGCAAAACAAAACGCTGTTACAGGCTTCTACTCAGGATATTGAGTGGAATGGATAA
- a CDS encoding Rieske 2Fe-2S domain-containing protein translates to MSYSENTWWPLGFERDFKANQPHPASTPFGALVIYKTNNHWAGFKDICPHRGAPLSQGWVQNGELVCPYHGWCFNNKGKNTFVPVINKATDAALECISLRVEGGIVWATAFETAPFPAIAALKHDVTLVGNTTANLLNTLENFLEGSHTHYVHNGFIRSENTKRTPLKARLFPQPNGFKVVYEAEPAKGLLTKLLPKNYQLLTPTAHYIYPNIAILEYLTQDQQPLIRIEACLNESKAGCTYAARVFLLRPWLRFLGKWVVKKLFGVIIQQDKRILEIQKNNLESFPQRSFVSTSADTVGKELYFWLYQPEQKASKTIDFEVYW, encoded by the coding sequence ATGAGTTATAGCGAAAACACCTGGTGGCCGCTGGGGTTTGAGCGTGATTTCAAGGCCAATCAGCCCCATCCTGCTTCAACACCTTTTGGTGCGTTGGTTATTTACAAAACCAATAACCATTGGGCGGGATTTAAGGATATTTGTCCGCACCGTGGTGCGCCGTTGTCGCAGGGGTGGGTGCAAAACGGCGAATTGGTGTGCCCTTACCACGGTTGGTGTTTTAACAATAAAGGCAAAAATACATTTGTACCCGTCATCAACAAGGCCACCGATGCTGCCTTAGAATGTATTTCGCTTCGCGTAGAGGGTGGTATTGTGTGGGCAACCGCGTTTGAAACTGCGCCATTCCCTGCCATAGCAGCCTTAAAACACGATGTAACGCTGGTAGGAAACACCACCGCAAACTTGCTCAATACGTTAGAGAATTTTCTAGAAGGCAGCCACACACACTACGTACACAACGGCTTTATTCGTTCAGAAAACACAAAACGAACTCCTCTCAAAGCACGTCTTTTCCCCCAACCTAATGGTTTTAAGGTGGTGTATGAAGCCGAACCAGCGAAAGGGCTGCTCACTAAATTATTGCCAAAAAACTACCAACTTCTGACCCCAACGGCGCATTATATATATCCCAACATCGCTATTTTGGAATACCTCACCCAAGACCAACAGCCGCTGATTAGAATTGAAGCCTGCCTCAATGAATCCAAGGCGGGATGTACTTACGCAGCGCGGGTATTTCTGCTGCGCCCTTGGCTGCGTTTTTTGGGCAAATGGGTGGTAAAAAAGCTATTCGGAGTCATTATCCAGCAAGACAAGCGCATCCTAGAAATACAGAAAAACAACCTAGAGAGCTTCCCCCAACGTAGTTTTGTGTCTACATCGGCCGATACCGTGGGCAAGGAGTTGTACTTTTGGTTATATCAACCCGAGCAGAAAGCGTCGAAAACTATTGATTTTGAGGTGTATTGGTAA
- a CDS encoding MCP four helix bundle domain-containing protein, whose product MKWAYSLQQKLKIAVLLTVIFGLLFVKNLLDKQNFTELGEAFSTVYEDRLLAESYIYKFYHHLSDKKIVIDGCVAYEDVNLIKGQLSRHNEAINALIHEFEKTKLTPAEEVIFHKFKSHVAEDLRLEKRYFYQNEGVTDIVNAKKVLNKSFYVMSNDLNLLSNIQISEGEKVANSSRQIVLGSASQNRFELSLLIVLGLVVHVLIFASKSTFPKTPQNPSLN is encoded by the coding sequence ATGAAATGGGCGTATAGTTTGCAACAAAAATTAAAAATTGCCGTGCTATTGACGGTTATTTTTGGATTGTTATTCGTCAAAAATCTGCTTGATAAACAAAATTTTACGGAGTTAGGAGAGGCGTTTTCCACCGTTTATGAGGACCGGCTGCTGGCAGAAAGCTACATTTATAAATTCTATCATCACTTATCAGATAAAAAGATAGTCATTGATGGCTGTGTGGCGTATGAAGATGTAAACCTGATTAAAGGGCAACTTTCTCGGCACAATGAGGCGATTAATGCGCTAATTCATGAATTTGAAAAAACCAAACTAACGCCTGCGGAGGAGGTGATTTTCCACAAATTTAAATCTCACGTGGCGGAAGACTTGCGCTTGGAAAAGCGTTATTTTTACCAAAATGAGGGGGTGACAGACATCGTAAACGCCAAAAAAGTGTTGAATAAGTCGTTTTATGTGATGTCAAATGACCTGAACCTTCTATCCAATATTCAAATTTCAGAAGGGGAAAAAGTGGCAAACAGCTCCCGACAAATCGTTCTTGGCTCGGCTTCTCAAAACCGATTTGAACTGTCTTTGCTGATTGTGTTGGGATTAGTGGTCCACGTATTGATTTTTGCTTCCAAATCGACGTTTCCGAAAACACCGCAAAATCCGTCATTAAACTAA